A window of Corallococcus macrosporus DSM 14697 contains these coding sequences:
- a CDS encoding MFS transporter, with product MKFLRELRSVLNLTVLVAGLGYFVDLFDITLFGVVRVASLKDIGITDPADILQSGLLIYNAQMVGMMVGGLLWGVLADKRGRLSVMFGSILLYSFANLANAFAWDVTSYAVFRFLGGVGLAGELGAAITLVAESLPKEKRGLGTTIVATLGMLGIVAAAFLGQHMHWKTAYLTGGFMGIALLFARFKVSESELFQKKTDPSRANPLLLLTGGRFLKYICCILIGVPIYFTTGILFTFAPELTAGLNVQGTVTAGNAILYGSIGLTLGDLLAGVFSQWLKSRKRLVALNLTAGFVLMLVYGLTPGLTSTMVYGLSFLIGITVGYWAVLVTMAAEQFGTNIRGTVATTVPNFVRGSAALAASGFAYLKGEVSVSTAAIIVGSVCFGLALLALTRLEETFHRDLDYEETAAGPQPAAQTSQSST from the coding sequence ATGAAATTCCTGAGAGAGCTCCGCTCGGTCCTCAACCTGACCGTGCTGGTGGCAGGGCTCGGCTACTTCGTCGACCTCTTCGACATCACGTTGTTCGGCGTGGTGCGCGTCGCGTCGCTCAAGGACATCGGCATCACCGACCCGGCCGACATCCTCCAGAGCGGCCTGCTCATCTACAACGCCCAGATGGTGGGCATGATGGTGGGCGGCCTGCTGTGGGGCGTGCTCGCGGACAAGCGCGGGCGGCTGTCGGTGATGTTCGGCTCCATCCTGCTCTACTCCTTCGCGAACCTGGCCAACGCCTTCGCCTGGGACGTCACCAGCTACGCCGTCTTCCGCTTCCTGGGCGGCGTGGGGCTCGCGGGTGAGCTGGGCGCGGCCATCACCCTGGTGGCGGAGTCGCTGCCCAAGGAGAAGCGCGGCCTGGGGACCACCATCGTCGCCACGCTGGGCATGCTGGGCATCGTCGCCGCGGCCTTCCTGGGCCAGCACATGCACTGGAAGACGGCCTACCTCACCGGCGGCTTCATGGGCATCGCGCTGCTCTTCGCGCGCTTCAAGGTGTCGGAGTCGGAGCTGTTCCAGAAGAAGACGGACCCGTCGCGCGCCAACCCGCTGCTGCTGCTCACCGGCGGCCGGTTCCTCAAGTACATCTGCTGCATCCTCATCGGCGTGCCCATCTACTTCACCACGGGCATCCTCTTCACCTTCGCGCCGGAGCTCACCGCGGGCCTCAACGTCCAGGGCACCGTGACGGCCGGCAACGCCATCCTCTATGGCTCCATTGGCCTGACGCTGGGTGATCTGCTCGCGGGTGTCTTCAGCCAGTGGCTCAAGAGCCGCAAGCGCCTGGTGGCGCTCAACCTCACCGCGGGCTTCGTGCTGATGCTCGTCTACGGCCTCACCCCCGGCCTCACCAGCACCATGGTGTACGGGCTGAGCTTCCTCATTGGCATCACCGTGGGCTACTGGGCCGTGCTCGTGACGATGGCCGCCGAGCAGTTCGGCACCAACATCCGCGGCACCGTCGCCACCACCGTGCCCAACTTCGTGCGCGGCTCGGCGGCGCTCGCGGCCAGCGGCTTCGCCTACCTCAAGGGCGAGGTGTCGGTGTCCACCGCGGCCATCATCGTCGGCAGCGTCTGCTTCGGCCTGGCGCTGCTGGCCCTCACCCGCCTGGAGGAGACCTTCCACCGGGACCTGGATTACGAGGAGACGGCCGCCGGCCCGCAGCCCGCGGCCCAGACGTCCCAGTCCAGCACCTGA
- a CDS encoding pyruvate carboxylase: protein MEPVPLRPIQKVLCANRGEIAIRVFRACNELGIRTVAIYSDEDRTHEHRHKADEAYLVGRGKRPVEAYLGIDEILDVAQKAGVDAIHPGYGFLSENAAFAEACERRGIRFIGPRSDVVRTMGDKVAAKRLAEACGVPVVPGVTLEGSDADVLAQAQGFFAKHGGPILVKAAHGGGGRGMRVVREATALEAALASARSEAQSAFGSSAVFLERFLERVRHIEVQLLGDLHGNLVHLHERDCSVQRRHQKVIEIAPAPNLAPAVKEAICEAAVRLAREAGYTSAGTAEFLVAGDAFYFIECNARLQVEHTVTEQVTGVDLVQSQLRVAEGYRLDAPEVGIARQEDVVPRGFAVQLRVTTEDPANQFMPDAGIITAWRAATGFGIRLDGSNGYTNAVISPYYDSMLVKVIAYAPTFQGAVMKGQRALREFRIRGVKTNLPFLENVLAHPAFQQGETYTRFIDETPELFQLEPRRDRASKLLQYLGDVIVNGHPTIKKAQRLKPTQFLEPRLPVTPPGPVPRGTAQILAEQGPRGLADWVLSQQRVLLTDTTMRDAHQSLLATRMRTRDLLRVAPATAHLASELFSLESWGGATFDTAYRFLNEDPWARLRALKAAAPNLLQQMLLRGANAVGYTSYPDNVVEAFIDEAAEAGVDVFRIFDSLNDLGSMEVSIRRVLTTGKVAEVAICYTGDVANPKRTKYTLDYYADLARRIEDAGAHFLCIKDMAGLLRPRAAAMLVQRLREVTRLPIHLHMHDTSGNGIASYLEAIEQGVHVVDVALGSMAGLTSQPSLNALVSALRGHPRETGLANARLQPLANYWEDVREYYAPFEAGLKSTTSEVYYHEIPGGQYSNLRPQVAELGLLARWNDVKDAFALVNVLVGDIPKVTPSSKMVGDFAIFLLKNDLTVRASTLAEAAALTRQKLIEQAPRLDFPTSVVGYFRGELGQPPNGFPEDLRAAVLKGLPRVEGRPSASMPPLDLDALQRELSAKTGHALTRVDALSSALYPRVMAGYLEDLGRYEDVSILDTPNYFYGMEVGQEIWVDLEPGKTLVISLSAVGEPDEEGVRTVYFALNGHNRTVLVRDRGRAATVETRRQADRGNPNHVAASMPGTVITLHVKAGDTVEAGAPLVTLEAMKMETVVRAPRAGAVAEVVPALKASVQGGDLLAVLQ, encoded by the coding sequence ATGGAACCTGTGCCGCTGCGTCCCATCCAGAAGGTCCTCTGCGCCAACCGCGGGGAGATCGCCATCCGCGTCTTCCGCGCCTGCAACGAGCTGGGCATCCGCACCGTCGCCATCTACAGCGACGAGGACCGCACCCACGAGCACCGCCACAAGGCCGACGAGGCGTACCTCGTGGGCCGGGGCAAGCGGCCCGTGGAGGCCTACCTGGGCATCGACGAAATCCTCGACGTGGCCCAGAAGGCCGGCGTGGACGCCATCCACCCCGGCTACGGCTTCCTGTCGGAGAACGCCGCCTTCGCGGAGGCCTGCGAGCGGCGCGGCATCCGCTTCATCGGCCCGCGCTCGGACGTGGTCCGCACCATGGGCGACAAGGTGGCCGCCAAGCGGCTCGCGGAGGCGTGCGGCGTCCCGGTGGTGCCGGGCGTGACGCTGGAGGGCAGCGACGCGGACGTGCTGGCCCAGGCCCAGGGCTTCTTCGCGAAGCACGGCGGCCCCATCCTGGTGAAGGCGGCGCACGGCGGCGGCGGCCGGGGCATGCGCGTGGTGCGCGAGGCGACGGCGCTGGAGGCCGCGCTGGCCTCCGCGCGCTCGGAGGCGCAGAGCGCCTTCGGCTCCTCGGCGGTGTTCCTGGAGCGCTTCCTGGAGCGGGTGCGGCACATCGAGGTGCAGCTCCTCGGCGACCTGCACGGCAACCTCGTCCACCTGCATGAGCGGGACTGCTCGGTGCAGCGGCGCCACCAGAAGGTCATTGAAATCGCGCCGGCCCCCAACCTGGCCCCGGCGGTGAAGGAGGCCATCTGCGAGGCGGCCGTGCGGCTGGCGCGCGAGGCGGGCTACACCAGCGCCGGCACCGCCGAGTTCCTGGTGGCGGGCGACGCCTTCTACTTCATCGAGTGCAACGCCCGCCTCCAGGTGGAGCACACCGTCACCGAGCAGGTGACGGGGGTGGACCTGGTGCAGAGCCAGCTCCGCGTCGCGGAGGGCTACCGGCTGGACGCGCCGGAGGTGGGCATTGCCCGGCAGGAGGACGTGGTGCCGCGCGGCTTCGCGGTGCAGCTCCGCGTCACCACCGAGGACCCCGCCAACCAGTTCATGCCCGACGCGGGCATCATCACCGCCTGGCGCGCGGCCACCGGCTTCGGCATCCGCCTGGACGGCTCCAACGGCTACACCAACGCCGTCATCTCCCCCTACTACGACTCCATGCTGGTGAAGGTCATCGCCTACGCGCCCACCTTCCAGGGCGCGGTGATGAAGGGCCAGCGCGCCCTGCGCGAGTTCCGCATCCGCGGCGTGAAGACGAACCTGCCCTTCCTGGAGAACGTGCTGGCCCACCCCGCCTTCCAGCAGGGCGAGACGTACACCCGCTTCATCGACGAGACGCCGGAGCTGTTCCAGCTCGAGCCCCGCCGGGACCGGGCCAGCAAGCTGCTCCAGTACCTGGGCGACGTCATCGTCAACGGGCACCCCACCATCAAGAAGGCGCAGCGGCTCAAGCCCACGCAGTTCCTGGAGCCCCGGCTGCCGGTGACGCCGCCGGGCCCCGTGCCCCGCGGCACCGCGCAGATCCTGGCGGAGCAGGGCCCGCGCGGCCTGGCGGACTGGGTGCTGTCGCAGCAGCGCGTGCTGCTGACGGACACCACCATGCGGGACGCGCACCAGTCCCTGCTGGCCACGCGCATGCGCACCCGGGACCTCCTCCGCGTGGCGCCCGCCACCGCGCACCTGGCCTCGGAGCTGTTCAGCCTGGAGAGCTGGGGCGGCGCCACCTTCGACACCGCGTACCGCTTCCTCAACGAGGACCCCTGGGCCCGCCTGCGCGCGCTCAAGGCCGCCGCGCCCAACCTGCTCCAGCAGATGCTCCTGCGCGGCGCCAACGCCGTGGGCTACACCAGCTACCCGGACAACGTGGTGGAGGCCTTCATCGACGAGGCGGCCGAGGCGGGCGTGGACGTGTTCCGCATCTTCGACAGCCTCAATGACTTGGGCAGCATGGAGGTCTCCATCCGCCGCGTCCTGACGACGGGCAAGGTGGCGGAGGTGGCCATCTGCTACACCGGCGACGTCGCCAACCCCAAGCGCACGAAGTACACGCTGGACTACTACGCGGACCTGGCCCGGCGCATCGAGGACGCCGGCGCGCACTTCCTCTGCATCAAGGACATGGCCGGCCTGCTGCGCCCGCGCGCCGCGGCCATGCTGGTGCAGCGGCTGCGCGAGGTGACGCGGCTGCCCATCCACCTGCACATGCACGACACGTCCGGCAACGGCATCGCCAGCTACCTGGAGGCCATTGAACAGGGCGTGCACGTGGTGGACGTGGCGCTGGGCAGCATGGCGGGCCTGACGAGCCAGCCCAGCCTCAACGCCCTGGTCAGCGCGCTGCGCGGCCACCCGCGCGAGACGGGCCTGGCCAACGCGCGCCTGCAGCCGCTGGCCAACTACTGGGAGGACGTGCGCGAGTACTACGCCCCCTTCGAGGCCGGCCTCAAGAGCACCACCAGCGAGGTGTACTACCACGAGATTCCCGGCGGTCAGTACTCCAACCTCCGCCCCCAGGTGGCGGAGCTGGGCCTGCTGGCCCGGTGGAACGACGTGAAGGACGCCTTCGCGTTGGTGAATGTCCTGGTGGGGGACATCCCCAAGGTGACGCCCTCGTCGAAGATGGTGGGTGACTTCGCCATCTTCCTGCTCAAGAACGACCTCACGGTGCGCGCCTCCACGCTGGCGGAGGCGGCCGCGCTCACGCGCCAGAAGCTCATTGAGCAGGCGCCGCGCCTGGACTTCCCCACCAGCGTGGTGGGCTACTTCCGGGGCGAGCTGGGCCAGCCGCCCAACGGCTTCCCGGAGGACCTGCGCGCCGCCGTCCTCAAGGGCCTGCCCCGCGTGGAGGGACGGCCCTCCGCCAGCATGCCGCCGCTGGACCTGGACGCGCTCCAACGGGAGCTCTCCGCGAAGACGGGCCACGCCCTCACCCGCGTGGACGCCCTCTCCAGCGCGCTCTATCCGCGGGTCATGGCCGGCTACCTGGAGGACCTGGGCCGCTACGAGGACGTGTCCATCCTCGACACCCCCAACTACTTCTACGGCATGGAGGTGGGCCAGGAGATCTGGGTGGACCTGGAGCCCGGCAAGACGCTGGTCATCAGCCTGTCCGCGGTGGGCGAACCGGATGAGGAGGGCGTGCGCACCGTCTACTTCGCCCTCAACGGCCACAACCGCACCGTGCTGGTGAGGGACCGCGGCCGCGCCGCCACCGTGGAGACGCGCCGTCAGGCGGACCGCGGCAACCCCAATCACGTCGCGGCCAGCATGCCGGGCACCGTCATCACCCTGCACGTCAAGGCGGGAGACACGGTGGAGGCCGGCGCGCCGCTCGTCACCCTGGAGGCCATGAAGATGGAGACGGTGGTGCGGGCCCCGCGCGCCGGCGCCGTGGCGGAGGTCGTCCCGGCGCTCAAGGCCTCCGTCCAGGGCGGCGACCTGCTGGCGGTGCTCCAGTGA
- a CDS encoding spore coat U domain-containing protein produces MTLRNRAAAFAVAGLCGLLPGLAGAVCQIRGTVGVSFGTYLSTDLLPRDSVGSITYRCEGQLTPVTITFSTGGSGSYSSRSMAGPNAPRLEYNLYTDPTRLIVWGNGAEGTGRYGPVVPVFGEEVTVPIYGRIPAGQAVPAGAYADTLVMTVTF; encoded by the coding sequence ATGACACTGCGAAATAGGGCGGCCGCGTTCGCGGTGGCGGGCCTCTGCGGACTGCTGCCGGGGCTGGCGGGCGCCGTCTGCCAGATTCGCGGCACGGTGGGGGTGAGCTTCGGCACCTACCTCTCCACCGACCTGCTGCCCCGGGATTCGGTGGGGAGCATCACCTACCGGTGTGAGGGGCAGCTCACCCCCGTCACCATCACCTTCAGCACCGGCGGCTCGGGCAGCTACTCGTCGCGCAGCATGGCGGGGCCCAACGCCCCGCGCCTCGAGTACAACCTCTACACGGACCCGACGCGCCTCATCGTCTGGGGCAACGGGGCGGAGGGGACGGGGCGCTACGGGCCCGTCGTCCCCGTGTTCGGCGAGGAGGTGACGGTGCCCATCTACGGGCGGATTCCCGCCGGGCAGGCCGTCCCCGCGGGGGCCTATGCGGACACGCTGGTGATGACGGTGACCTTCTGA
- a CDS encoding fimbria/pilus outer membrane usher protein: protein MSPIRPSRPHVPVRTALALSLTVGGLSAAAKPAAPLMPIVADFTLNGVPRGATFPMLRDGDVLLPAAALEAHGVDLESLGGTQEVIEGKTYISARSLEPLGHCVMDERTVSLTCELPAAVFAQTRINLGARAPADYQVRGSPSGFINYAAHARNTSLTFFGEAGASVGRGLLTTQARWRPGAVPLRGLTQLSLDFPKQMVRAIAGEATGFGGVLGGGAVVAGLHLMRTFELNPYFVRNPMQDYAGDVATPSTLEVYVNNHLVQRSDLPPGPFRLENLTVPRGEGNTRYVIRDAFGRTSEVNTAYYLSGQQLSPGVVDFRLSAGVERESVNLYNFDFGRPMLLGNARMGVTSWLTPGVRLELTPNVLSTGALQLIQLPFGELELSQAISRSERRTGLAAGIVYSLQRRWLGGSVFGRGMNEHYTHTSLKLDDDHPIVETGGSLFLALGESVSVGGQAMLSRYQQAGWTTWLGATTSARLTDWSTLSFAANRSRSERGETAVEGMVYLNAIFDSRTTGTLGHSQGLRGGEGTTSVDIARSVPMEGGLGYQVQGRVGAVDQAMARADYDSQVGRVSAGAEWFQGRLAGMAEVAGGLVMIGGRIRPTRAVDQGYALVRVRGVEGVGVRLNNHEIGRTDAHGELVVTRLQAYNANRLSLADHQVPLDIYLPSTEQTVATYQRGGVVLDFKAQTIRAYRGKVTIDSAEDTRWLSYGELRVEKDGEQWSSPIGWNGEFELVGLPEGRLPATVVYPKGRCATSLEVPSVEGKVVDLGTVRCVHDTAK, encoded by the coding sequence ATGTCCCCCATCAGACCTTCACGCCCCCATGTGCCCGTGCGCACCGCGCTGGCATTGTCCCTGACGGTCGGGGGACTGTCAGCGGCCGCGAAGCCCGCCGCGCCGCTGATGCCCATTGTCGCGGACTTCACCCTGAATGGCGTCCCCCGCGGCGCCACCTTCCCCATGCTGCGGGACGGTGACGTCCTGCTCCCCGCGGCCGCGCTGGAGGCCCATGGCGTGGACCTGGAGTCCCTGGGGGGCACGCAGGAGGTCATCGAAGGAAAGACCTACATCTCCGCGCGGTCCCTGGAGCCGCTGGGCCACTGTGTCATGGACGAGCGGACCGTCAGCCTGACGTGTGAGCTGCCGGCCGCCGTCTTCGCGCAGACGCGCATCAACCTGGGGGCGCGGGCGCCGGCGGACTACCAGGTGCGCGGCAGCCCGAGCGGCTTCATCAACTACGCGGCCCACGCCCGCAATACCTCGCTGACCTTCTTTGGAGAGGCCGGCGCTTCGGTGGGGCGGGGGCTGCTGACCACGCAGGCGCGGTGGCGGCCCGGCGCCGTGCCCCTGCGGGGCCTCACGCAGCTCTCCCTGGACTTCCCCAAGCAGATGGTGCGCGCCATCGCCGGCGAGGCCACGGGGTTCGGCGGCGTGCTGGGCGGCGGCGCGGTGGTGGCCGGCCTCCACCTCATGCGCACGTTCGAGCTGAATCCCTACTTCGTGCGCAACCCGATGCAGGACTACGCGGGGGACGTGGCCACGCCGTCCACGTTGGAGGTCTACGTCAACAACCACCTGGTGCAGCGCAGCGACCTGCCCCCGGGCCCCTTCCGGCTGGAGAACCTCACGGTGCCCCGGGGGGAAGGCAACACGCGCTACGTCATCCGGGACGCCTTCGGCCGCACCAGCGAGGTGAACACGGCGTACTACCTGAGCGGGCAGCAGCTTTCGCCCGGCGTGGTGGACTTCCGGCTGTCCGCCGGCGTGGAGCGTGAGTCCGTCAACCTCTACAACTTCGACTTCGGCCGGCCCATGCTGCTGGGCAACGCCCGCATGGGCGTCACGTCGTGGCTGACGCCAGGGGTGCGGCTGGAGCTGACGCCCAACGTCCTCAGCACGGGCGCCCTGCAGCTCATCCAGCTTCCCTTTGGCGAGCTGGAGCTGTCCCAGGCCATCAGCCGCAGCGAGCGGCGCACGGGCCTGGCCGCGGGCATCGTGTACTCGCTCCAGCGCCGCTGGCTGGGCGGCTCCGTCTTCGGCCGGGGCATGAACGAGCACTACACGCACACCAGCCTCAAGCTGGATGACGACCACCCCATCGTCGAAACGGGGGGCTCGCTCTTCCTGGCCCTGGGGGAGAGCGTCAGCGTGGGCGGGCAGGCGATGCTGTCGCGCTACCAGCAGGCCGGGTGGACGACGTGGCTGGGCGCCACCACCTCCGCGCGGCTGACGGACTGGTCGACGCTGTCCTTCGCCGCCAACCGCAGCAGGTCCGAGCGAGGCGAGACCGCGGTGGAAGGGATGGTGTACCTGAACGCCATCTTCGACTCGCGCACCACGGGCACGCTGGGCCACTCCCAGGGGCTGCGCGGAGGGGAGGGCACCACGTCGGTGGACATCGCCCGCTCCGTGCCCATGGAGGGTGGCCTGGGCTACCAGGTGCAGGGCCGGGTGGGCGCGGTGGACCAGGCCATGGCGCGCGCGGACTACGACTCACAGGTGGGCCGCGTGTCAGCGGGCGCGGAGTGGTTCCAGGGCCGCCTGGCCGGCATGGCCGAGGTGGCCGGCGGCCTGGTGATGATTGGCGGGCGCATCCGCCCCACGCGCGCGGTGGACCAGGGGTACGCGCTGGTCCGCGTGAGGGGCGTGGAGGGCGTGGGCGTGCGGCTGAACAACCACGAAATCGGGCGCACCGACGCGCACGGTGAGCTGGTGGTGACGCGGCTGCAGGCCTACAACGCCAACCGGCTCTCCCTGGCGGACCACCAGGTGCCGCTGGACATCTACCTCCCGTCCACGGAGCAGACGGTGGCCACGTACCAGCGGGGCGGCGTGGTGCTGGACTTCAAGGCGCAGACCATCCGCGCGTACCGGGGCAAGGTGACCATCGACTCGGCGGAGGACACGCGCTGGCTGTCCTACGGCGAGCTTCGCGTCGAGAAGGACGGCGAGCAGTGGAGCTCACCCATCGGGTGGAATGGTGAGTTCGAGCTGGTGGGCCTGCCGGAGGGCCGTCTGCCGGCGACGGTCGTCTACCCCAAGGGCCGTTGCGCGACCTCGCTGGAGGTTCCATCCGTCGAGGGCAAGGTGGTTGACCTGGGAACCGTGAGGTGTGTCCATGACACTGCGAAATAG
- a CDS encoding molecular chaperone: MGTASAAELDVSPVRLELDASARGVVMNVRNKSNETTRFQASVYSWVQDEEGRMSLAPTQDLFFFPSMLTLEPGESRPIRVGSSSAPADTERSFRIVVEELPPLQPSTQATGLNVLTRVSVPVFVAPKKKTLQGQIEEAVLRESKFHVRVKNPGTVNFFIRNLRVRGLDAKGRRLVEKEEPGWYVLAGDAQVYAMEVAGKACRKVRTVEVEMETDQGVLRQSSPVSTPSPCAR, encoded by the coding sequence ATGGGGACCGCGAGCGCCGCCGAGCTCGATGTCAGCCCGGTCCGGCTCGAATTGGACGCCAGCGCCCGTGGCGTGGTGATGAACGTGAGGAACAAGAGCAACGAAACCACACGCTTCCAAGCCTCTGTCTATTCCTGGGTCCAGGACGAAGAAGGGCGCATGTCGCTCGCGCCGACTCAGGACCTGTTCTTCTTCCCGTCCATGTTGACGTTGGAGCCCGGGGAGTCCCGCCCCATCCGGGTGGGTAGCTCCTCGGCTCCAGCGGATACGGAGCGCTCCTTCCGAATCGTCGTGGAGGAGCTTCCCCCGCTGCAGCCGTCCACCCAGGCGACTGGGTTGAATGTCTTGACGCGTGTTTCAGTGCCAGTCTTTGTCGCGCCGAAGAAGAAGACCCTTCAGGGCCAGATTGAAGAAGCCGTGTTGCGCGAGTCGAAGTTCCACGTCCGGGTGAAGAACCCGGGCACGGTGAACTTCTTCATCCGGAACCTCCGGGTCCGGGGGCTCGACGCCAAGGGCAGGCGCCTGGTCGAGAAGGAGGAGCCTGGCTGGTACGTGCTGGCGGGCGACGCGCAGGTCTACGCCATGGAGGTTGCGGGCAAGGCCTGCCGGAAGGTCCGCACGGTGGAGGTGGAGATGGAGACCGACCAGGGCGTGCTCCGTCAGTCCTCCCCCGTCAGCACGCCCTCGCCCTGCGCTCGCTGA
- a CDS encoding N-acetylmuramoyl-L-alanine amidase gives MHSRLVIVLPVLLLLVPSAVGAARRDEAEEAYQGARKVYYALKDDAARRKLRHHWLNVAARFESVAARFPKSARAPDALYTAAELLQELSRISFVEEDLKASITDYTRLLEGYPKHRLSDDGALALAKIHVHRLDQPEAARKVLTETLAVNGKGDKAREMRELLASLPRPKTPPRKSAPAVAKQESTRPASSGKAVASKEASASGKGGASEDASTAGKAAASVDAAATGDAAAPDKAVASKDSPASDKAVASADTEAASNVEASAPAERSASSLVAAIEKTAREPAPAIPAKEPSAPAKEPSAPAKPEAREGSLDAAVAAAEPPRPITRPVDDKVAQARLKAVAKQSRRMELTLVEQLGLKVRRVIIDPGHGGHDTGAIGKRGTREKDVALAISLKLAEELREKGLEVVLTRDEDRFIRLEDRAKFANAEHGDLFISVHCNAAEKRTLRGIETYTLNTSADRYSIRLAARENASSEKGISDLQFILADLATKANTEESTRLANQVQRSLVGDLSRKYKGIRDLGHKEALFYVLLGVKMPAILVETSFLSNPDEEARLKSKVYQAEVAKAIARGVEEFLGDRRRVAKVD, from the coding sequence ATGCACTCGCGCCTCGTCATCGTGCTGCCCGTGCTGCTGCTGCTCGTCCCGAGCGCGGTGGGTGCCGCCAGGCGAGATGAAGCCGAGGAGGCCTACCAGGGGGCTCGCAAGGTCTACTACGCGCTGAAGGACGACGCCGCCCGGCGCAAGCTGCGCCACCACTGGCTCAACGTGGCGGCGCGCTTCGAGTCCGTGGCCGCGCGCTTCCCGAAGTCCGCCCGCGCCCCGGATGCCCTCTACACGGCGGCGGAGCTGCTCCAGGAGCTGAGCCGCATCTCCTTCGTGGAGGAGGACCTCAAGGCGTCCATCACCGACTACACCCGGCTGCTGGAGGGCTACCCGAAGCACCGGCTGTCGGATGACGGCGCGCTGGCGCTCGCGAAGATTCACGTCCACCGCCTGGACCAGCCGGAGGCCGCTCGCAAGGTCCTGACGGAGACGCTGGCCGTCAATGGGAAGGGTGACAAGGCGCGGGAGATGCGGGAGCTGCTGGCCTCGCTGCCGCGGCCCAAGACGCCGCCGCGCAAGAGCGCGCCCGCGGTGGCGAAGCAGGAGTCCACCCGGCCGGCCTCCAGCGGGAAGGCCGTCGCCTCGAAGGAGGCGTCTGCTTCCGGCAAGGGTGGCGCCTCGGAGGATGCGTCCACTGCGGGCAAGGCCGCCGCCTCGGTGGACGCGGCCGCCACGGGCGACGCGGCCGCTCCGGACAAGGCCGTCGCGTCCAAGGACTCGCCCGCTTCGGACAAGGCCGTCGCCTCGGCGGACACGGAGGCGGCTTCCAACGTGGAGGCCTCCGCGCCCGCGGAGCGCTCCGCGTCCTCCCTGGTGGCGGCCATCGAGAAGACGGCGCGCGAGCCCGCTCCCGCCATCCCCGCGAAGGAGCCGAGCGCCCCCGCGAAGGAGCCGAGCGCCCCCGCGAAGCCGGAGGCGCGCGAGGGCAGCCTGGACGCGGCCGTCGCCGCCGCCGAGCCGCCGCGGCCCATCACCCGCCCGGTGGACGACAAGGTGGCGCAGGCCCGGCTGAAGGCCGTGGCGAAGCAGTCCCGCCGCATGGAGCTGACGCTGGTCGAGCAGCTCGGCCTGAAGGTTCGCCGCGTCATCATCGACCCGGGCCATGGCGGCCACGACACGGGCGCCATCGGCAAGCGCGGGACGCGGGAGAAGGACGTGGCGCTGGCCATCTCCCTCAAGCTGGCGGAGGAGCTGCGCGAGAAGGGCCTGGAGGTGGTGCTCACCCGGGATGAAGACCGGTTCATCCGCCTGGAGGACCGCGCGAAGTTCGCCAACGCCGAGCACGGCGACCTCTTCATCTCCGTCCACTGCAACGCCGCGGAGAAGCGCACGCTGCGCGGCATCGAGACCTACACCCTGAACACCTCCGCGGACCGCTACTCCATCCGCCTGGCCGCGCGGGAGAACGCGTCCTCGGAGAAGGGCATCAGCGACCTCCAGTTCATCCTGGCCGACCTGGCCACGAAGGCGAACACCGAGGAGTCCACCCGGCTCGCCAACCAGGTGCAGCGCAGCCTCGTGGGAGACCTGTCCCGCAAGTACAAGGGCATCCGCGACCTGGGCCACAAGGAGGCGCTCTTCTATGTGTTGTTGGGCGTGAAGATGCCGGCCATCCTGGTGGAGACGTCGTTCCTCTCAAACCCAGACGAAGAGGCGCGGCTCAAGTCCAAGGTCTACCAGGCCGAGGTCGCCAAGGCGATTGCCCGGGGCGTGGAGGAGTTCCTCGGGGACCGCCGCCGCGTGGCGAAGGTTGACTGA
- a CDS encoding DUF3592 domain-containing protein — protein MQLAIPHAPRKVRLTQVPGAVGRVVRGILLGLAAVALLGAGAGWAGRYVVEEQGFAARAEEVEGRVMTTRLPPLDAREGAEGALEVIYTFAEVEHSVANIRTFAEYAEGLGLGARVTLLVDPAAPDRPREARFARSRALRVGLMPWGLGLGVLVAVGYFAWEMRRLWRSEVEPLRLGALVWLTPDGPLPESRGEVSFPAHYFRQDVKHAVRARVRPGRAPVRNGEKVLAAVVPRQPGWARVIDQDLASVLGWLR, from the coding sequence ATGCAGCTCGCCATTCCGCATGCCCCCAGGAAGGTCCGACTGACGCAGGTGCCCGGCGCCGTGGGGCGCGTGGTGCGAGGCATCCTCCTGGGGCTGGCGGCGGTGGCGCTCCTGGGCGCCGGGGCCGGCTGGGCCGGGCGCTACGTCGTGGAGGAGCAGGGCTTCGCCGCCCGGGCCGAGGAGGTGGAGGGGCGGGTGATGACCACCCGGCTGCCGCCCCTGGACGCCCGGGAAGGCGCGGAGGGCGCCCTGGAGGTCATCTACACCTTCGCGGAGGTGGAGCACTCCGTGGCCAACATCCGGACCTTCGCCGAGTACGCGGAAGGCCTGGGGCTGGGCGCCCGGGTGACGCTGCTGGTGGACCCCGCCGCGCCGGACCGGCCGCGGGAGGCCCGCTTCGCCCGCTCCCGCGCGCTGCGCGTGGGGCTGATGCCCTGGGGCCTCGGCCTGGGGGTGCTGGTGGCCGTGGGCTATTTCGCGTGGGAGATGCGGCGGCTGTGGCGCTCGGAGGTGGAGCCGCTGCGGCTGGGCGCGCTGGTGTGGCTGACGCCAGACGGGCCCCTGCCGGAGTCCCGAGGCGAGGTGTCCTTCCCGGCCCACTACTTCCGGCAGGACGTCAAGCACGCGGTCCGCGCGCGGGTGAGGCCGGGCCGGGCGCCGGTGCGCAACGGGGAGAAGGTCCTGGCGGCGGTGGTGCCCCGGCAGCCCGGGTGGGCCCGCGTCATCGACCAGGACCTCGCGAGCGTGCTGGGGTGGCTTCGCTGA